The following is a genomic window from Hydrogenobaculum sp. Y04AAS1.
GCTGGTGCTTTGGTGGGATTGTTTTTCGCAGCAGGTTATAAGCCTCATGAGATGCTTTCTATATTAAAATCTATAAACTGGTTTACTACTTTTACAGTAGGAAAAGGGGGAATACTTGGGTTTAAAAAGGCTTTTAGAATCATTAGAAGCTACATACCATATGATAATATAAAAGATTTGCCTATTTATTACAACGCCAGCGTGTTAGATTTGTTTTCTGGTGAAACCCTTTATTTAGATGAAGGTGACCCAGCTTCTATAGCCATTGGGGCTTGCGCTTTGCCGTTTATTTTTGAACCGGTAGCTTATAAGGATATGCTTTTAGTAGATGGTGGATTAACAGAAAATTTGCCTGTTAATCCAATAAAAATTAAGTATCCCAATCTAAAGGTTGTATGTTCTGATATAATGCCAAATGTTTTGATAAAAGAAAACTTAGGTGCTTTTGGAAACTTATTAAGATCGACATTCTTAATAGCAAGAAGAAATATGGATCTTAGCAAAAAACTTTGTGATATATATCTGGAGCTTCCAGTGCATCACATTAGTTTTATAAATTACAAAAAATTTGATGAGCTTTATAATATAGGATATTCTTATACAAAATCCGTTATAGACAAAAATTTATAAAGTTTTTATTTTTTATGGATTTTCATTGTATTAAAATGTTTTATATCATAGCTTTTTTAATATATAATAGGTTATTATATAAGATAATTTTTATTTTTAGGAGGTTTTAAAAATGAAGAAGACACTTTTAGGTGCTGCAGTTTTAGCCCTAGGCCTTGTGGCATGTAGCCACCAACAATCAAGCGAGTCATCATCTGCAAGCTCAGAACAACCAGCAGCTGCAACTACTTCTACGCCATCATCTCCGTCTACAACTTCTACATCTACAACCACAACCTCATCTTCTTCATCAGCTCAAATATGTTCTGGTACCGGCGCTCAACAAGTATGTGCTAGCGCATCTTCTATAAACCAAGACGATGCTAAGAAGTTGGTAGCTATGGCTGGTACAAAAGGATGTTTGGCTTGTCACGCTGTAGACAAGCAAGTGGTAGGGCCAGCTTGGATAGACGTTGCTAAAAAATACGCTGGTAAACCAAACGCTGTAGAAACACTGGCAAAAGGTATAAAGAACGGTAATCAAGGTATATGGGGTGCTGTACCAATGCCAGCGCAAACAT
Proteins encoded in this region:
- a CDS encoding patatin-like phospholipase family protein, with amino-acid sequence MHSAFAENDIGVCLSGGVARGAAHIGVLQALLERGFNVKAVSGASAGALVGLFFAAGYKPHEMLSILKSINWFTTFTVGKGGILGFKKAFRIIRSYIPYDNIKDLPIYYNASVLDLFSGETLYLDEGDPASIAIGACALPFIFEPVAYKDMLLVDGGLTENLPVNPIKIKYPNLKVVCSDIMPNVLIKENLGAFGNLLRSTFLIARRNMDLSKKLCDIYLELPVHHISFINYKKFDELYNIGYSYTKSVIDKNL
- a CDS encoding c-type cytochrome, which codes for MKKTLLGAAVLALGLVACSHQQSSESSSASSEQPAAATTSTPSSPSTTSTSTTTTSSSSSAQICSGTGAQQVCASASSINQDDAKKLVAMAGTKGCLACHAVDKQVVGPAWIDVAKKYAGKPNAVETLAKGIKNGNQGIWGAVPMPAQTSLSDADAKQLAQMVLALYNKNSSSSSSSSSNNKEKSSKKEEKKTEKKG